Genomic segment of Aerosakkonema funiforme FACHB-1375:
CCCTATTCGCTAGTGCTGCGGATTTGGCACCACCTGAGTTAAAAGAGCGAGTTAAGGCCCAAATCGCACAAATCAAAACTCAAACGCCAGCGCCCAAGGCTGATTCGACTACTTCTCCATCTACTCCATCTACAGATCGCTCTGTTAACCCAGCAGCAACCCCATCTTCAGAATCAACTCCAGCAAAAAATTAGCTTTGCTGGCAATAGTTTCCCAGCCTTGATAATGTCTTTAGTTAGAGTTCAAAGCACTCATGTGTCCCAAAAGCGCGATCGCGTAGCCCAAAGCAAAAATAACAACCGCTGGTTAATAGGTGCGGGGTTACTTCTGGTATTCATTACCGTAGGCGGATTTTTGCTTGGCAGGTCTTCTTTTTTGAGTCAAGCTTTTGTGCAAGAGCAATCCTCTGACCCAACGGCGGTGACACCTGCGGTGGAGTCCACTCAAGCTCTTCAAGCAGAACTGGAAATCCAGGTTAAAGGTTACGAACAGGTTTTGCAGCGCAAACCAGACGATCGAACTGCACTCAAAGGACTGATCGACACGAAGCTGGAACTGGTTCGCTTAGGTGTGGGTAGTATAAAGGATACGATCGAACCTCTAGAAAAACTCGCTAAACTCAGTCCGCAGCAAACTGAATACACGGTGCTGCTAGCTCAAACTAAGCAGCAAGTTGGCGATATTGAAGGATCTGCAACGATTTATCGCACGATTTTGGAGTCTAAACCAGGAGATCTCAAGGCTTTGGATGGACTGGTAAACTTGTTGCTGGATCAACAACGTCCGCAAGCGGCGATCGGATTGTTGCAAGATACGCTGGATAATGCACCCAAGCTGAATCAAATTAAGCCGGAAACTATAGATGAAGTTTCGGTGCGGTTGATGCTGGGACGAGTTTACGCGGAACAGGAAAGTTACCCAGAAGCGATCGCCGCTTTCGATCGAGCTATCAAAGCTGATAAGGAAGATTTTCGTCCGGTGTTAGCTAAGGCGATCGTACTCCAAAAACAAGGCAAAAATGAGGAAGCTCAACCTCTGTTTTCTTCTGCGGCGTCTTTAGCTCCAGCTCAATATAAAGACCAAATCAATCAGCTCGCATCTGCATCTCCACCGGCGGAAGTCCAAGAGTCACCCGATAGTAACTCCGACACCGATAGCGCGGAAACGGAAGAATCACCCGATGGGAACTCCAATACAGATAACACCGAACAAGGTAATTGAAGAGAGTCGGGGAGTGGGGGAGTGGGGGAGCGGGGGAGCGGGGGAATAAATGTTTTCTCTGTCCCTTTTCCCTCTTCCCTCTTCCCCTAGCCCCTAACCCCTAGCCCCTAGCCCCTAAACAGCTTCCATCCAGGCTACAGCGGCGAAGATCAAAAATAACAATCCTCCTATCACAGTCATAGCGCGTTCGGAAATTCGTTTGGCGATGAAGCGTCCGCCCATGACTGCGATCGCCGCACAAATGGCATGACCTAAAATAGCACCTGTGGTTACTCCCACCGCATTGTAGGAGGCGGCTAGGGTGATGGTAGCAAATTGAGTGCGATCGCCCCATTCCGCCACAAAAGTCATTGTAAAAGCTTTGAGTAAAACCGCCAATTTGCTTTGGCGGCGAGGCATTTTCGCTTCTGCTTCTTTAACTGCCGCTAATGCTTCTTCTGCTTCGTCGCATTCGGCTTTGCCTGACATTTTACTGGCTTCGTACAATAACTTCAGCCCAAAACCGACAAACAAAGCAATTTCCGCGAATTGAACATACTGTTTCGGTAAAAGAGACACAGTTTGTCCGACTAAAACAGACAATATCGTCATTGCTGCCAAAGCTGCGATCGCGCCCGCAAATACCAGCCGTCGCGAATGACGCATTGCCAATATGGCGGCGATAAAAAAGGTTTTATCCCCTAATTCTGAAACTGTAATCAGCAATAAACCGGCGGTAAAAGCTGTCAGCATTTTCTCAAACTCCTCTGGTGTGTTTCTCCGCTGCCTGAGTGAGCTTGATGAATGCCAAAACACTTCACCAAGCTCACATCTTTTTGATTGAAGAGATCGCAATAACTCTTCAAATGTGAACTTAGTGAAGGTCTCGCTTGCAAGTGTTTAAATGCTTTAGCCCAACCTTTACAGCGGTCAGAGCTTGACAAACTTGTCACCTGAACCAGGCTCATCGCCAGTATGTTGATTCAGATGGGCTAGCTCAATGGCTAGCAGCTACTCCCCTTCTTTATACGAGTAATTATACATCTATCTTCTGGGAGAGGACAAGGGGGTAATTTATCATTATTTATTCATTTTTAAAGAAACTAGGGAAGCGATCGCACTCCGTACCCTTTTCTCTGAGGACTGCGGAATGAGTGCGATCGCCTGACGGGGTTGTTAAAAAATGCCAAGAAGCTATGCAGTGATGGAGGGGATAGGGGGAGAATGGGCGAGCGGGAATGAATGCGATCTGGGCAGATTTACTGATTCCCTATTTCCAATGAGAGTGGAACTTGATAGCAGCGTCTACAATGTAAATTAATTGATGCTCTTCATATCACTTGTTTTGAAGTTGCCAAAGCGGATTATTTTATCGCTTGTGGCAAAAGATTAATCAATCGCTGTAAGCACTTATCTATTAATCGAAATGTGTTTGATATCCAACAAGGTGTGGCAGTTGCTATCATGGTTAAACATCCCCCGGAAAAAGCAGTATGATCCGAACTCAAAAATTTACGGCAATTATTGAGCGTGAAGGCGATGGCTATGTGGCTTTGTGTCCAGAACTAGATATTGCTAGTCAAGGCGATTCTATTGAAGAGGCAAGAAATAATTTAATTGAAGCTTTAGAATTGTTTTTTGAAGTTGCCGATCCTTCAGAAATACAAAACCGCTTACATCCAGAAGTATTTGTGACTCAATTGGAGGTAGCTATTGGGTAAGCTATTAGGATAATTACTCATCAGTAGTGAAAGCGATCGATCTGGGCAGATTTACTGATTCCGTATTTCCCTCAAGAGAAACATTAAGTAAATGCAAACACTAATTAGACTCAAGGTTGAAAAGTTTATTGAAAATGGGCAAGAATATTTTGTCGCTACCAGCGATGATTTACAGGGTCTGGTTGCGGAAGGAAAAACAGTACAGGAAGCTATAGAAATTGCTGAGGATGTCGCCAAAGTTCTCTTAGATTTAGAAAAATAAAATAATCAGAACTTTCAGTTACAAGATTTGCCTTATCAGTTTTCTTGATGTTTAATTATAGGGTGAGCAATGCCCACCCCAAATAATACCGAAAACTGACAAACTTCAATATTTCCGTTCTTTTGGCTCAAACATGGTAATTGCGACAGGTTTATATTGAAGGTCGATGCCAGCAGGGGAATAGTATGCTAGGGTGTGCTTGAGGAAATTTTCATCATCGCGATCGGCATAATCTTCCCGGTAATGAGCGCCGCGACTTTCTTGTCGATTCAGGGCAGATGTGAGAATGACCTGCGCGACGATCGTCAAACTACGCAGTTCCCAAGCTTCTACAATCTCAGTGTTCCAAAGTTTACCTTTATCATCCAAGTAGATATGCTGATATTGCTGCTGTAGCTTCTCTAACTCTGCCAATCCCTCGCGCATGACTGACTCGGTGCGAAAGACACCGCAGTATTGAGTCATACAATCTTGCAAAGATTGACGCAGCTTGTCAATTCGTATTTCTCCCTTTTGGTCGAAAAGCGATCGAATCTGTTTCTGAGCTTCTGTAATATAGCGTTGCTCGTTGATGTCCGGTAGCTTGCGTTTTTGCACGTATTGTGCTATTGCTGCACCAGTCCTTCTCCCGTAGACCACACATTCCAGCAGCGAGTTGCTACCCAGACGATTTGCGCCGTGAACTGAGACACAAGCAGCTTCTCCCGCCGCGAAGAATCCCTCCACTAACCCATCTGGCCCACTGCGAACTTGCCCGTCTGTATTGACTGGGATACCGCCCATCGAGTAGTGAACTGTGGGTCGGACTCGCATTGGTGCTTCCACGGCGTCGATACCCAGGAGGCGATGACATTCTTCCCAAGCGAAGGGAACGCGACTCATAATTTTTTCGCGACCCATGTGGCGCAAGTCGAGGTAGACAAAGGGGCCACCCGCAGAACCATCGGGATGAATGCCTCGTCCCGCTTGGATTTCCCGTGCGATCGCTCTGGATGTAATATCGCGGGGTGCCAGTTCCATCCGGCTGGGGGCGTAATTAGCCATAAAGCGATCGCCCTCACTATTAATCAGATAAGCACCCTCTCCCCGCACCGCTTCCGAAATCAGCACCCCCACCGGATACAAACCTGTGGGATGAAACTGCACAAATTCCATATCTTCCAACGGCACACCCGCGAGGGCAGACATTGCCAAACCGTCGCCCGTAGAGGCATAGTCATTGGAAGTAGTATTGAAAACGCGACCGTAGCCCCCAGTAGCAAACATCACCGCCTTAGCGCGAACTACCTCCAGATGCCCATCCCGAATGCGATACATCAGCACACCTTTCGCCTGGGCATCTTCTAAAATCAGTTGCATTACGTACCACTCATCGTAAATATGGACACCGTAACGCCTGAGATTGTTAACCAACTCGTGTAGAATCGCGTGACCGGTTTTATCGGCGGCGTAGCAAGTGCGGCGATGGGAATGTCCGCCGAAAGCGCGTTGGGCGATGCGTCCGTCTGGCAAACGAGAGAACAGCACACCCATGTGTTCCAAGTCGATGATGACATCTGGTGCTTCGCGGGTAAGAATTGCCACCGCATCTTGGTCTGCCAGATAGTCGGAACCTTTGACCGTATCGAAAGCGTGGGCTTCCCAGGTATCGTCTGGATCGACATTATTTAGGGTAGCAGCCATACCACCTTGGGCGGCGACAGAGTGCGATCGAATCGGATGAGTTTTAGCGACTACAGCTACACTGAGTTTGGGATCGGTACGGGCAATCTCTACAGCAGCGCGACACCCAGCCAGTCCACCGCCAACTATAATTACATCGTGTTCTAACATATTTGGTTTGATATCTGTAATCCCTAATCTATGGTCACTCAAATAAAAACTTCCCCAACAAAAAGTGGGAAAGTTCTTTACAAATCTGGCAAAAGTCAGATGCCAGTTGTTAGTTGTGAGTTAGATTTTCTACTGACCGTTGACTTTTGACTATCGATCGTTTACCTATGACCGCTTATGTGGTTACTCGTAAGGTTTCCTGATTAGGTGCCGCTACTGGGCTTGTTCGAGTTGTTTCCTCTTGCCCTAAAGGCACAAATTCAATATGGTTCAGCAGCGTAGTCACGAAGGCAAATAGCAAGAAGGGCAGAGACAATACGAGAATAAGTCCAACGGTGGCTAAGGCGTAAATGTGGCGGCTGCTACTCCACAGGGCAAGTGCGGAGGCTAAACTCAAGAAAATGACGATTAACCAAATAACGATTTGACCGTATATGTCGCCAAAGGTAAGAGTGCAGACCATACGATATCTTTGTAATTTATCCATGACATTTTCCTCGTAACATTGCTATAAGTTTCTACGTTAAAGTTTAGATTGGGTTTTGGGTAGGTTTGCAATATTTTTTTAAAGATATCGTAATAAAATTTTACAATGTATCGAACAAATAACTGTCTGAGAGAAAGAGTAACTTTTTTTGAGGGCTGTTTGTTGTTCATTCTTGATAGTTTTTTGCCATGAAACGCGAGCTATCAACAATGAACATATGATTTCCTTTACTGCAATCCAACTTCAACTTCTCTTACTTGCACAAACTACCAAACTCAAGCTAACAATTCATTTATTGCTACACTAAAACCCGTCAAAACAACTTGCGTACTAACGATATCGCCGGATTTAAAAGCCAATGTCCCTTCTTGTGTAATAATCAACACTCGGCAGCTTTCAGGAAATACTAACCAAACTTCTTGACAACCTGACTCTAAATACTCGCTAGCTTTGGCAAATAATTCTTCAGCTGGATCGGTGGGAGATGCGATTTCAGCAATTAGGGGTGGACTCTGGGGTAAAGCACCTGCTTCGCCAAATTCTTCCAGCAGTTCAGGTGTCAGATAAGAAACATCGGGACGACGACCTTGCCTCAATGTGCGACAGGGAAGTTCGACGTGAGTTTCCCCTCCTTGTCCGGATGCTTGGATGTAATTTCCCCAGTAACGACCCAACCTACACTGAACCCTACTATGCTTTACTGTCATTCCCGTTTTCTCCACAAGTTGACCATTTACCCATTCCATTTGTTCTGGAGGATTAGCCATAAAGTCTTCTAGTGAGAAGCTTTCAGTTACAGTAGCGATCGCCATAGTTATTTACTCGCTTTTGTAATTCTGACCGATCTTATTTTATCGCTATTTTAATCGCCCTTCGCTCAGTACTTTTGTATGAAGCGTAGCCCAGAAACCCTGTTTCTTCAAGAAACCGGGTTTCTCTACACCGTACATTCGATAGTGTGGCGGGGGACTTCTGCAAATCTAGTTAAAGGCAGCGTTACAATAAAAGTTGTGCCAGCGCCTACATCGCTTTTTACTTGAATTTGTCCCCGGTGTAAATCTACGCATTTTTTGACAATTGCCAGTCCCAATCCCGTGCCTTGAATTCGATTCACATTGCTGCCGCGATAGAAAGTTTCAAACAAATGTTGTTGGTCTTTTAAAGGAATGCCGATGCCTTGATCTTGAATCTGAAAAATTGCCGTATCGTTTTGACAAGTTAAATTAAACCGAACGTTGCCACCTTGGGGAGAATACTTAATAGCGTTGGAGATTAAATTGTTAAAAATGTGTCCCATTAAAAATTCGTCCATTTCAACTTGGCTGCATTCTCCCGCACAGGTAAAGGTAATGTTGTGCTGTTCTGTGGCGGTGAATTGCAAATTTTCGATGAGTTCGCGACAAAAATCTTTTAAATCTAAAGTGGCGGGTTGATATTGCAGCCTGTTGGCGTCAGTTTTACCGAGAAGCAAGACTTCTTCTAGTAGTTGAGTGGTATTGTTGACAGCATTCTTAATCTGGTCAAAATATTTGATTTTTTGTTCTTCAGTCAAGCGATCGCCATAGCTTTGGAGAATTTGAGCGGCTGTGCGAATTGCGGTCATGGGGTTGCGGAATTCGTGGGAAACCATTGAAATAAAACTGGATTTAAGCTGATTGAGTTCTCGTTCTTTTTCCAATGATTTGAGGACTTCTATTTCAGCGCGTTTGCGATCGCTAATATCCCTGCCTTCCGCAATCAGCAGTACAGTTTTGCCCCTTTCATCTTTTAATGGCTTGAGCGATAAGTCAATCCAGACGATCGCACTTTCTGCGCCGCACATCTGGAGTTCGTTACGGACGAAATTACCTTCAGCGGCGTTGGCGATCGCACTTTTCAACCACTCCTGAGTTACCTCAGAATCATGCCAACAGTTTATCTCCCAGAGCGGCGAACCGACAAAATCATTTTGTTTGCCACCACAAAAAGCAAGGGATGTTTTGTTAATTTCTAGAATAATTCCTTCTGGGCTTAACAATAGCATCAGTTGGAATGTCTGGTCAAAAATTCCCCGAAAACGCCGTTCGCTATCGTGGAGTTGCTTGAGGATTTGTCCGCGTTCGATCGCATAGCGGATCGCCCTAACTAGCAATTGAACTGTGATTTGGTCTTTGACAATATAATCTTGCGCTCCTTTTGCCACCGCTTGCAAGCCCATCTCCTCATCGTCAGCTCCCGTCAGCACTACAATGGGGATATCTGGTGCGGCGGCGTTAAATTTTGCTACCGTCTCCAATCCATCAGAATCTGGTAGAGAAAGGTCTAACAAAGCTACATCAAACAGGAAATCGCTGCAAGACTCGATCGCATCATTCAGTCGTTCAACCCATATCAGTTCCCACTCCCCGCTGTTTAGGCGCGAAAAGAGTTGGCGCAGCAAGATTGCATCGCTAGGGCTATCTTCGACCAAAAGTATATGAATGGGTTTCTTATTCATACAGCATCGCCAGGAGTGTAAGGTTATTTTTACGATCGGATCGGAAGTTCTGCCTAACTTTAAATTTCGATCGAGTTTGGAATTACTCTATAGGTAGTTTCACTGCGGCTAGCCAGAAATCTTCGATCGCGCCGATAACATCAAAAAACTGTTGGATGTCAACCGGCTTAGTAATGTAGCAGTTAGCGTTTAAATTGTAAGCTATTAACAGATCGCGTTCATCTACTGAAGTGGTGAGAATTACCACAGGTATACGTTTTAACTGCGGGTCTGATTTGATCTCGCCGAGTACTTCCCGTCCATCCATAGCTGGCAGGTTAAGGTCGAGTAGAATCAGGTCAGGGCGGGGAACATCAGCGTACTCACCCTGATTTCGGAGAAATTTTATTGCTGTTTCCCCATCTTCAACCCAATGTAAGTTATTGATTACCTTGGCTGTCTTTAGCTTTTTTATAGTTAGTTTAGCGTCGCTGGGAGAGTCTTCAACCAGCAAAATTTCAATCGGTCTAAGCAGTTCGCTGCTAATCATGTAAATAAATCTCTGTTGGGAGGGATGACTCAGAAGGGATGGTAAAGTAAAATGTCGTTCCTACTCCTAGCTGAGATTCAGCCCAGATGTTACCGCCGTGGCGTTCGACAATCTTTTTGCAGATAGCCAAACCAATACCGGTACCGGGAAATTCTCTGCGAGTATGGAGACGTTTGAAGATCTCGAAAATGCGATCGAGATACTGCTCTTTGATGCCAATTCCATTATCCCCTACAGAGAAGAGCCATTTGTTATCTGTTAATTCTGCCGAAATCCGAACTTGGGGTGGCATTTCCCGGTGGAATTTGATCGCGTTACCGATCAAATTTTGAAATAACTGCACCAATTGAGTTTTGTCTGCCATAACGGTTGGCAGGGAATCATAGGTAATGGTAGCCTTATTTTCGGCAATCGCTACTTGCAAACGATCGAGCGCTTCACGCAAGAGCGCATTGGAGTCAGCGGGAACAAACTCTTTACCGCGAGTACCCACACGGGAATATGCTAGCAAGTCTTGAATTAACTGCCGCATCCTTGTCGAACCATCAATGATGTAGCCCATGTATTCGCGTGCGGACTCATCAAAAAGGTGCTGGTAGTCATGCAATAGCAGTTCGGTGTAACCGGTCACCGCTCTCAACGGTTCTTGCAAATCGTGGGAAGCTACATAAGCAAATTGCTCTAATTCCTGATTGGAACGTTTTAATTCCGCAGTTAGTTGCTCTAGTTTTCGTTCTGCTTCTTTTCGCTCGGCAATTTCAGCTTGTAATGCACCATTAATCTCCGTCAGTTCATTATTCAGTTCCCGCAGTGCATCTTCTGCTTGCTTCCTCTGGGTGATGTCGCGGGTAATAATCAGCACAGATTCTACTGAAGTATCAAGGGCGAATTCTGGCACGAGACGAGCTTGGTAGAATTTTAATCCATTGGGGCTGGCAGAATTGAATTCTACTACATTCATTTCACCTGTAGCAAAAACTTTCTGGCAGGGTGCTTCCAATTGCTCTACGAGTTCTTGTGGAAAACCCAATTCTGAAAGACTTTTACCGATGAATGCTTCAGCTGGAATTCCTGTTTCCTTTGTAATGGCGGGATTAATATAAAGGTATCGTATTTGTCGATCCAATCGAGAAATTACATCCGGGGTATTTTCTAGCACCGTTTTCAGTTCTTGTTCGCGTTGGGATAAAGCTATTTCTGCTGTTTTGCGATCCGTGATGTCCGTATCTGTCCCCGTCATGCGAAAAGCGCGATCGTTGGCATCCTGAAAAGCTATGCCACGGGAAAGAAACCACCGAATGCTGCCGTCTTTGTGGAGTCGGCGATGTTCCATTTCATACTGCGGCGTCAATCCTTGCAGGTGTTCTCTAATGGCTGCGATCGCCTTTTCTCTGTCGTCACAATGTAGCAAACTATACCAACTATCCAAAGTGTTCGGAATATCTAAATCCGTATATCCTAGAGCTTCTTTGATGTTGGAATCGATATAAAATTGGTTAGTCTGAATATTCCAGTCCCAAACTCCTACTTGTCCGGAACTAACGGCGAGGGCA
This window contains:
- a CDS encoding succinate dehydrogenase/fumarate reductase flavoprotein subunit, which codes for MLEHDVIIVGGGLAGCRAAVEIARTDPKLSVAVVAKTHPIRSHSVAAQGGMAATLNNVDPDDTWEAHAFDTVKGSDYLADQDAVAILTREAPDVIIDLEHMGVLFSRLPDGRIAQRAFGGHSHRRTCYAADKTGHAILHELVNNLRRYGVHIYDEWYVMQLILEDAQAKGVLMYRIRDGHLEVVRAKAVMFATGGYGRVFNTTSNDYASTGDGLAMSALAGVPLEDMEFVQFHPTGLYPVGVLISEAVRGEGAYLINSEGDRFMANYAPSRMELAPRDITSRAIAREIQAGRGIHPDGSAGGPFVYLDLRHMGREKIMSRVPFAWEECHRLLGIDAVEAPMRVRPTVHYSMGGIPVNTDGQVRSGPDGLVEGFFAAGEAACVSVHGANRLGSNSLLECVVYGRRTGAAIAQYVQKRKLPDINEQRYITEAQKQIRSLFDQKGEIRIDKLRQSLQDCMTQYCGVFRTESVMREGLAELEKLQQQYQHIYLDDKGKLWNTEIVEAWELRSLTIVAQVILTSALNRQESRGAHYREDYADRDDENFLKHTLAYYSPAGIDLQYKPVAITMFEPKERKY
- a CDS encoding PAS domain S-box protein, with the translated sequence MTALLMIFAAKEIAMTRAYKKIIAGGFGLALLLLSGVGAVSYLSVQKLIANKQWVEHTRQVLEEIDKTLDGIKDAETSRRAYIITGNDIYLKSYNAGIQTAKRSLNVVRELTDDNSHQQQRLDELEPMLAQRVAVLQVSIDLVKQNKSNQKNQILLTDRGNALQQKVRYKLSKMEQEERLLLQQRSAAINDSVRYTSIVVAIGYLLSFSLLCIVYFQLKKQIRISQLAEAELLKRTHMLDFANDTIIIFDLEDRIQYWNQGAARLYGWSKEEAVGKEIHDLLQTVFPKPLESIKNECLRDVYWQGELRHTKRDGTQIIVESRWTSERDKQGNAVAFLEINYDITDRKRVEDVLRISQERYALAVSSGQVGVWDWNIQTNQFYIDSNIKEALGYTDLDIPNTLDSWYSLLHCDDREKAIAAIREHLQGLTPQYEMEHRRLHKDGSIRWFLSRGIAFQDANDRAFRMTGTDTDITDRKTAEIALSQREQELKTVLENTPDVISRLDRQIRYLYINPAITKETGIPAEAFIGKSLSELGFPQELVEQLEAPCQKVFATGEMNVVEFNSASPNGLKFYQARLVPEFALDTSVESVLIITRDITQRKQAEDALRELNNELTEINGALQAEIAERKEAERKLEQLTAELKRSNQELEQFAYVASHDLQEPLRAVTGYTELLLHDYQHLFDESAREYMGYIIDGSTRMRQLIQDLLAYSRVGTRGKEFVPADSNALLREALDRLQVAIAENKATITYDSLPTVMADKTQLVQLFQNLIGNAIKFHREMPPQVRISAELTDNKWLFSVGDNGIGIKEQYLDRIFEIFKRLHTRREFPGTGIGLAICKKIVERHGGNIWAESQLGVGTTFYFTIPSESSLPTEIYLHD
- a CDS encoding type II toxin-antitoxin system HicB family antitoxin, which produces MQTLIRLKVEKFIENGQEYFVATSDDLQGLVAEGKTVQEAIEIAEDVAKVLLDLEK
- a CDS encoding Uma2 family endonuclease, which codes for MAIATVTESFSLEDFMANPPEQMEWVNGQLVEKTGMTVKHSRVQCRLGRYWGNYIQASGQGGETHVELPCRTLRQGRRPDVSYLTPELLEEFGEAGALPQSPPLIAEIASPTDPAEELFAKASEYLESGCQEVWLVFPESCRVLIITQEGTLAFKSGDIVSTQVVLTGFSVAINELLA
- a CDS encoding TMEM165/GDT1 family protein; this encodes MLTAFTAGLLLITVSELGDKTFFIAAILAMRHSRRLVFAGAIAALAAMTILSVLVGQTVSLLPKQYVQFAEIALFVGFGLKLLYEASKMSGKAECDEAEEALAAVKEAEAKMPRRQSKLAVLLKAFTMTFVAEWGDRTQFATITLAASYNAVGVTTGAILGHAICAAIAVMGGRFIAKRISERAMTVIGGLLFLIFAAVAWMEAV
- a CDS encoding type II toxin-antitoxin system HicB family antitoxin, whose product is MIRTQKFTAIIEREGDGYVALCPELDIASQGDSIEEARNNLIEALELFFEVADPSEIQNRLHPEVFVTQLEVAIG
- a CDS encoding sensor histidine kinase yields the protein MNKKPIHILLVEDSPSDAILLRQLFSRLNSGEWELIWVERLNDAIESCSDFLFDVALLDLSLPDSDGLETVAKFNAAAPDIPIVVLTGADDEEMGLQAVAKGAQDYIVKDQITVQLLVRAIRYAIERGQILKQLHDSERRFRGIFDQTFQLMLLLSPEGIILEINKTSLAFCGGKQNDFVGSPLWEINCWHDSEVTQEWLKSAIANAAEGNFVRNELQMCGAESAIVWIDLSLKPLKDERGKTVLLIAEGRDISDRKRAEIEVLKSLEKERELNQLKSSFISMVSHEFRNPMTAIRTAAQILQSYGDRLTEEQKIKYFDQIKNAVNNTTQLLEEVLLLGKTDANRLQYQPATLDLKDFCRELIENLQFTATEQHNITFTCAGECSQVEMDEFLMGHIFNNLISNAIKYSPQGGNVRFNLTCQNDTAIFQIQDQGIGIPLKDQQHLFETFYRGSNVNRIQGTGLGLAIVKKCVDLHRGQIQVKSDVGAGTTFIVTLPLTRFAEVPRHTIECTV
- a CDS encoding tetratricopeptide repeat protein, with amino-acid sequence MSLVRVQSTHVSQKRDRVAQSKNNNRWLIGAGLLLVFITVGGFLLGRSSFLSQAFVQEQSSDPTAVTPAVESTQALQAELEIQVKGYEQVLQRKPDDRTALKGLIDTKLELVRLGVGSIKDTIEPLEKLAKLSPQQTEYTVLLAQTKQQVGDIEGSATIYRTILESKPGDLKALDGLVNLLLDQQRPQAAIGLLQDTLDNAPKLNQIKPETIDEVSVRLMLGRVYAEQESYPEAIAAFDRAIKADKEDFRPVLAKAIVLQKQGKNEEAQPLFSSAASLAPAQYKDQINQLASASPPAEVQESPDSNSDTDSAETEESPDGNSNTDNTEQGN
- a CDS encoding response regulator, which gives rise to MISSELLRPIEILLVEDSPSDAKLTIKKLKTAKVINNLHWVEDGETAIKFLRNQGEYADVPRPDLILLDLNLPAMDGREVLGEIKSDPQLKRIPVVILTTSVDERDLLIAYNLNANCYITKPVDIQQFFDVIGAIEDFWLAAVKLPIE